The Pseudomonas sp. MM223 genome segment GCCATTGACCGGCGGCTCCACGCTCAGCACGTCGGTGGCCGCACCGCCCAGGTGACCACTGCGCAGGGCATCGGCTAACGCCTGCTCGTCGATCAGGCCGCCGCGGGCGGTATTGACCACCAGCGCACCGGGCTTGAGCTGGGCCAGTTCGCGGGCACCGAGCATGTGCCGGGTGTGCTCGTTCAGCGGGCAGTGCAGGGTCAAGGCGTCGACTTGTGGCAGCAGCTCGTCCAGCGGCAGGCGGTCGGCGCGTTCCGGGCGGCCGGGAATCTGCCCGCTCAATACGCGCATGCCGAAGGCTTCGGCCAGCCGCGCCACTGCGCCGCCCAGTTCGCCGTGGCCGAGCAGGCCGAGGGTTTTGCCTTCCAGTTCGACGATGGGGAAATCCAGCAGGCAGAACTGGCTGGCCTTGGCCCACTGGCCGTCGGCCACCGCCTGGTTGTAGTCGCACAGGCGGGTGGCCAGGGCCAGCAGCAGGGCGAGGGTGTGCTGCGCGACGGACGGCGTGCCGTAGCCCTGGCAGTTGCACACCGTGATGCCCTGGGCGCGCGCTGCTGCCAGGTCGACGTTGTTGGTGCCGGTGGCGGCCACCAGGATCAGCTTGAGCTGTGGGTTGGCGGCCAGGGTCGTGGCGTCGAGCATGACCTTGTTGCTGACCACCGCCACGGCGCCTTGCAGGCGCTCTGCGACCTGCTCCGGGTGGGTGGCGGCGAACAGCTCGAACTCGTCGAACTGGCTTTTTAGCGGGGAAAGGTCGAGGTCACCAAGGTCCAGGGATTGGTGATCGAGAAACACGGCGCGACGCGGGCTGGGCATCAGTAAGGCTCCGTTGGCAGGGCAGGGATGATCCATCCCCGGACAATGCCACTCATACCCCGCGCAGCCAAATCATTCCTTCGGCTGATTTAGCCGTCACATTCGCGAACTACAGTAGTTGCCAGACTTGTCCGGCCCGATTTTCAGAAAAGGGATACCCATGCTGCAGACCCGCATCATCAAGCCCGCCGAGGGCGCCTACGACTACCCGCTGCTGATCAAACGCCTGTTGATGTCCGGCAGCCGCTATGAAAAAACCCGCGAAATCGTCTACCGCGACCAGTTGCGCCTGACGTACCCGCAGCTCAACGAGCGCATCGCGCGGCTGGCCAACGTGCTGACCGAGGCCGGGGTGAAGGCCGGTGACACCGTGGCGGTAATGGACTGGGACAGCCACCGCTACCTGGAATGCATGTTCGCCATCCCGATGATCGGCGCCGTTGTGCACACCATCAACGTGCGCCTGTCGCCCGAGCAGATCCTCTACACCATGAACCACGCCGAAGACCGCGTGGTGCTGGTCAACAGCGATTTTGTCGGCCTTTACCAGGCCATTGCCGGGCAACTGACCACCGTCGACAAGACCCTGTTGCTGACCGATGGCCCGGACAAGACCGCCGAGCTGCCCGGCCTGGTGGGCGAGTACGAGCAGCTGCTGGCAGCCGCCAGCCCGCGCTACGACTTCCCTGATTTCGACGAAAACTCGGTGGCCACCACCTTCTACACCACCGGAACCACCGGCAACCCCAAGGGCGTGTACTTCACCCATCGGCAACTGGTACTGCACACCCTGGCCGAAGCTTCGGTCACCGGCAGCATCGACAGCGTGCGCCTGCTGGGTAGCAACGACGTGTACATGCCCATCACCCCGATGTTCCATGTGCATGCCTGGGGCATTCCCTACGCTGCCACCATGCTTGGCATGAAGCAGGTATACCCGGGGCGCTACGAGCCGGACATGCTGGTCAAGCTGTGGCGCGAAGAAAAGGTCACGTTCTCCCATTGCGTGCCGACCATCCTGCAGATGCTGCTCAACTGCCCGACCTCGCAAGGGCAGGACTTTGGCGGCTGGAAGATCATCATCGGCGGCAGCGCCCTCAACCGTTCGCTGTACCAGGCTGCCCTGGCGCGTGGCATCCAGCTGACTGCTGCGTATGGCATGTCCGAAACCTGCCCGCTGATCTCCGCTGCGCACCTGAACGACGAACTGCAGGCCGGCAGCGAGGATGAGCGTGTTACCTACCGCATCAAGGCCGGCGTGCCGGTGCCGCTGGTCGAGGCGGCCATTGTCGATGGCGACGGCAACTTCCTTCCGGCAGATGGCGAAACCCAGGGCGAACTGGTGCTGCGTGCGCCATGGCTGACCATGGGCTACTTCAAGGAGCCGGAAAAGAGCGAAGAACTGTGGCAGGGGGGCTGGCTGCACACTGGCGATGTCGCCACCCTCGACGGCATGGGTTACATCGACATTCGTGACCGCATCAAGGATGTGATCAAGACCGGTGGCGAGTGGGTTTCTTCGCTCGACCTGGAAGACCTGATCAGCCGACACCCGGCCGTGCGCGAAGTGGCGGTGGTGGGGGTGGCCGACCCGCAGTGGGGCGAGCGCCCGTTTGCCCTGCTGGTGGTGCGCGACGGCCAGGCCATCGATGCCAAGGCGCTCAAGGACCATCTCAAGCCGTTTGTCGAGCAGGGGCACATCAACAAGTGGGCGATTCCTAGCCAGATCGCCGTTGTTACTGAAATTCCCAAGACCAGTGTCGGCAAGCTCGACAAGAAACGCATCCGCCAGGACATCGTCCAGTGGCAGGCCAGCAACAGCGCGTTCCTTTCCACGCTGTAACTGCCGTGCGGGTCGCGTACGTCAGAACGCGACCCGCACGCTAGAGGCCTTGGCGCCTTGCCAAATGGCAGAAATGCGCCATCCTTGAGCTCTGCCAGCCCGCAACCGGGACAACACTGCAGCGAGTTGGCGGCATGGAGCGCAAATCACACTTTAGAGGGATCAAGCGCCTGTGCCTTGCTGGCTATAGTCGGGGCCAGGGGATTTTCAGGAATGGGGGAGGGCGATACGCGCAAGCCGTGTCGCCGCAGGTGCAAACCTGCAAACCGGTCGCTCGGGCCGTTCTTGAAAGGACTCACTGCCATAACAATAAAGTACATGGAGTAGCGTCGATGAAATCTGCAAACCTGTTCTGGCGCCGGGCCAAGTTGCCCTTGGCCGTCAGCCTTGCTTCCACGCTCGCAAGTCCTGCTTTCGCTGTCAGTTTCAACATTGGTGAAATCGAAGGCCAGTTCGACTCGTCGCTCTCCATTGGCGCCAGCTGGTCAACAGCCAACCCCAACAAGAACCTGATCGGGGTGAATAACGGCGGCAAGGGCCTGTCGCAGACCTCCGACGATGGCCACCTGAACTTCAAGAAGGGCGAAACCTTCTCCAAGATCTTCAAGGGCATCCACGACCTCGAACTCAAGTACGGCGATACCGGCGTGTTCGTGCGCGGCAAGTACTGGTACGACTTCGAGCTGAAGGACGAAGGCCGCGAATTCAAGGACATCAGCGACTCCAATCGCAAGGAAGGCGCCAAGTCTTCCGGCGCCGAGATGCTCGACGCCTTTGTCTACCACAACTACGCCATCGGCGATCAGCCTGGCTCGGTACGCCTGGGCAAGCAGGTGGTGAGCTGGGGTGAAAGTACTTTCATCGGCGGTGGTATCAACTCGATCAACCCTATCGACGTGTCGGCGTTTCGACGCCCGGGGGCCGAGATCAAGGAAGGCTTGATCCCGGTGAACATGTTCTACGTTTCACAGAGCCTGACCGACAACCTGTCGACCGAGGCCTTCTACCAGATCGAATGGGACCAGACGGTTGTCGATAACTGCGGTACTTTCTTCTCCCAGCCGGATGTCATTGCCGATGGTTGTAACAACAATCTGGCTGTTCTGGCGACCCAGAACTCCCTGGCTAGCCGGCTTGGGCCACTTACAGCTCCGGTTGCGGCCACACTGGCAGCGCGAGGCGTAACCTATGGTTCGCCCGACGAGGGGGTGATCGTGCGTCGCGGCCCGGACCGTGATGCACGTGACAGTGGCCAGTTCGGCGTTGCAATGCGCTACATGTTCGAACCGCTGAACACCGAGTTCGGTGGTTACTTCATGAACTACCACAGCCGCGCGCCGATATTCAGTGGTCGTGGCGCCGATCTTCAATACTACAGCGCCACCGGTCTGGCGGGCGCGCTGGTCAGTGCGGGTGTACCGGCAGCGGCCTTGGCCAATCTGATACCAAGCCTGTTGCCGCTGCAAGTGGCAGGCAACTCCAGCTATTACGTCGAATACCCGGAGGACATTCGCCTGTATGGCTTGAGCTTCTCCACGACGCTGCCAACCGGTACGGCCTGGAGCGGTGAGATCAGCTACCGTCCAAACGCCCCCGTGCAGTTGAACACCACCGATATCCTCTTTTCGGGCCTGACGCCGCTCAACCCGGATGTATCGGTTTTGCAAGGCACGCCCGGCGCTGATCAGCCAGGTTATCGCCGCAAGGAAATTACGCAGTTGCAGACAACGTTCACCCACTTCTTCGACCAGGTAATGGGTGCCGAGCGGCTGACCATGGTAGGCGAAGTTGGCTGGACGCACGTCGGCGGGCTGGAAAGCACGTCCAAGCTGCGCTATGGGCGTGACCCGGTATTTGGTCCGGGCCCGCTGCCCAATGGCCAGTGCGAGACGCTCAATGCGGGCACCTTGGGCACTGCTAATGCCAACAACGTGTCTCGCTACTGCGAGAACGACGGCTACACCACGTCTGACTCCTGGGGATACCGCATCCGCGCAATCTGGGACTACAACAACGTCTTCGCCGGTATAAACCTGCGCCCGAGCGTAGCCTGGTCGCACGACGTCGATGGCTACTCGCCTGGCCCTGGCGGCAACTTCGAAGAAGGCCGCAAGGCTATCAGCCTGGGCCTTGATGCCGAGTATCAGCAAACCTATACGGCGAGCCTGTCGTACACCAACTTCTTCGACGGCAAGTACAGCACCGTGGATGACCGCGACTTTGTCGCGCTCAGCTTCGGCGTGAACTTCTAAGCATACAGATCCAGGACGACACGACATGAACAAGACCAGAAGTCTGCTGCAAGCCGGTGTACTGGGCCTGTCCCTGCTGGCGACCAGCGTCATGGCTGCGGTATCCGCCGACGAGGCGGCCAAGTTGGGCAGTACCCTGACCCCGATGGGCGCCGAAAAGGCCGGTAACGCCGATGGCTCGATCGGCCCGTGGGAGCCACTGTCGAAGAGTGCGGGTAGCGTCGACGGCAAAGGCTTCCTGGCCGACCCGTATGGCAGTGAAAAGCCGCTGTTCACCATCACTGCGCAGAACGCCGAGCAGTACAAGGACAAGCTTTCGCCGGGCCAGCTGGCGATGTTCAAGCGCTACCCGGAAACCTTCAGGATCCCGGTTTTCAAAACCCATCGCGGCTCCACGGTACCTGCCGACGTGTTCGCTGCCATCAAGAAAAACGCCACCCAGACCACGCTGGTGGAAGGTGGCAACGGCCTGAACAACTTCGACACGGCGGTGCCGTTCCCGATCCCGAAAAGCGGCCTGGAAGTGATCTGGAACCACATCACCCGTTACCGGGGCGGCAGTGTCAGCCGCCTGGTGACCCAGGCAACGCCACAGCAGAACGGCTCTTTCAACCCGGTGTACTTCTCCGATCAGTTCGTCTTCCGCGACAGGATGAAGGATTACGACCCGGCCAACCCGGGCAACATCCTGTTCTACTTCAAGCAGGAAGTGACCGCGCCGGCACGCCTGGCCGGTACGGTGCTGCTGGTGCACGAAACCCTCGACCAAGTGAAGGAGCCACGCAAGGCCTGGATCTACAACGCCGGCCAGCGTCGCGTACGCCAGGCGCCGCAAGTGTCGTACGACGGCCCGGGTACCGCCGCCGACGGCCTGCGAACCTCGGACAACCTGGACATGTTCAACGGTGCGCCAGACCGCTACGACTGGAAGCTGGAAGGCAAGAAGGAGCTGTACATTGCCTCCAACGCCTTCAAGCTGGATGACCCCAAGCTGAAGTACGCCGACATCATCAAGGCCGGGCACATCAACCAGGACCTGTCCCGTTACGAGCTGCGCCGCGTCTGGCACGTGGTCGCAACCCTCAAGCCGGGCCAGCGGCACATCTACGCCAAGCGTGACTTCTACATCGACGAGGACACCTGGCAGGCTGCAGTGATCGACCAGTACGATGGCCGTGGTCAGCTGTGGCGCGTGTCCGAAGCCCATTCCCAGCCGTATTACAACAAAGAGGTGCCTTGGTACACCCTGGAAACCATCTACGACCTGCAGTCGGGTCGTTACCTGGCCCTGGGCATGAAAAACGAAGAGAAGCGCGCCTACGACTTCGGCTTCAGTGCCAGCAAGGCTGATTTCCAGCCTGCGGCGTTGCGCCAGTCGGGTATTCGCTGATCTGAAAGCCTTTCACCCCGTGTGATCCCCAGAACGCCCCGGCCTGCCCGGGGCGTTTCTGTTTTCCTGCTCCGGCGATAATTTCCAGTCAAACACTAGCCCTGTAGGAGCAGCCTTGTGCTGCGAAGAGGCCGGTAAAGCTAAAGAATATCTTTGGCTGTAATGGCCTCTTCGCAGCACAAGGCTGCTCCTACAGGTATTGCACTGGTCTTGATAGCTGTGCAATTCCCTGTGGAGCGGGTTTACCCGCGAAGAGGCCAGTACAGGCAATAAATCTGCTGAATACCCACCCAAACCCCCGCCCCAGCCCTTGTCCATCAGCCATGTTGCTTTTTGTCGCAGTCTTTTCCGGTGCAATTGCGCCCATCATCTTCAAATGCGCTGCGTTACCGGCTAGTCTCGCAAGCATCCATACCGCCGTAGTCCTCCACCCAGAACGAGCCGGCCATGACAGATCTGTCCCGTACGCATGGATTCGCGAGTCAGGCCCTGGGCCTGCTGGACGGGCGTTTCTTCCGGCCGCCGCTGCCAGACGGCCATGTACCGCGCCTGCGCTTGTGCCAGCGCCTGCACGCCGGGCTTGGTGGCCGGCTGCTGCTGGTCAATGCCCCGGCGGGTTTCGGCAAAAGCTCGCTGGCCATCGAATTTTGTGAAGCGTTACCCGAGCACTGGCGCAGCCTGTGGCTGGGCCTGAGCCAGCGTGATGCCGACCCTGGTCGCTTCCTTGAGCGCCTGCTCGAAGGCCTGCAACAGTACTGCCCGGCACTGGGCGGGCAGGCCATGGGCCTGCTGAAAATGCGCCAGCGCCACCAACCGTTCGCCTTCGAGGAGTGGATCGACGGCCTGCTCGACGAGCTGGCGCTGTACCTGCAAGCCGATACCCCTTTGCTGCTGGTGCTGGACGACTATCACCTTGCCCAGGGGCCCGTGCTCGACCGTTGCCTGCAATTCTTCCTCAATCACCTGCCTGCCGGCTTGGTGTTGCTGGTTACCAGCCGCCAGCGCCCGGACTGGCACCTGGCGCGTTTGCGTCTGTCGCGCCAGCTAGTCGAACTGAACGAACAGGATTTGCGCCTTACCGCCGAAGAGTCGCTGGCGGTGATCGGCCGGCAGCCAACAGGCCTGCGTGGCCAGGCGCTGGACAACCTGATCCAGCGCAGCGACGGTTGGGTGGCCGGTTTGCGCTTCTGGCAACTGGCAGCCAGCGAGTCGGCGGACGAGCAAGCCTTGCCCCAGGCCTTGCATGGCGGCGAAGGCCTGATCCGCGACTACCTGCTTGAAGAAGTCATCGACATGCTGCCCGCCGACGTACAGGCCTTCCTGTACGACACGGCCTGCCAGGAGCGCTTCTGCGCCCCGTTGTGCGATGCCTTGCGGGGCCGCCACGACAGCGCCGCTGTGCTGCGCTTCTTGCAGGCACACCAGGTGTTCCTGGTGCCGCTGGACGAGCATGGCCACTGGTTCCGCTACCATCACCTGTTCTCCGATCTGCTGCGCAGCCGGCAGGCCAGTGAACCGCTGGCCGGCCTGCAGTTGCGTGCTTGTCGCTGGTTTGAAAGCCAGGGCCTGCTGGACGAGGCGGTGGAGCAGGCGTTGCGTGCCGGCCACCTCGATGTCGCCGCCAATCTGGTGCAGAGCCTGTCCGAAGAGCAACTGCTGGCCGAGCAGAACGTTGGCATGTTGCTGCGCTGGAAGATGGACCTGCCCGACAGCCTGCTGATCAGCACGCCACGGTTGATCGTGCTGTACAGCTGGGCGCTGGGCCTGGCGTGCCAGCTGGACGCAGCCGAGGAACTGGCCGGCTACCTCAGCCGCTTTCTGCCTGCCCCCTCGGCGACTGCGCAGAAGTCGATGCTGGCCCAGTGGCTGGCGCTGAGTGGGGTCATTGCCCGTGGCCGAGGTGACCGCGAGCGCACCCTGGCCTATTGCGGCGAAGCGCTGCAGAGCCTGCCGAGCAAGCGTTATGGCCAACGCCTGGTGTGTTTGTCGACGCTGTCCAACCTGGCCATTGCCGATGGCGACTTCTGGCGGGCCCGAGGCTGGAACCGCGAAGCCCTGGAGCTGGCCCAGCGGGTCGGCAATCCGTTGTTCGAGGCGCTGGCCCATTACGACCGGGCGCGAGTGCTGCACGCCCGTGGCGAGGTGTTGCGCGCACTGGACGAAGTGCGCCACGGGCTTCAGCGTCTGCAAGGGCTTTCGGCGCAGCGGCTGTACGCCGTGCGCGCGCGCCTGACGCTTTACGAAGGTTACCTGTTGGTCTCGCGCCTGCAACCTGCCCAGGGGCGCGCGCGTTTGCGCGCCGGGTTGGGCGAGGCGCGGGCCTGTCGGGATATCAGTGTGCTGATCGGCCATTGCGTCATTGCTACCCTCGATGGCCGGGAAGGGCACTTTGCCGAGGCCTTTGCCGAATTGGCCGAAGCCGAGCGCCTGATGCATATCTGGGACGTGCCCCCGGTCTACTACCTGGCCATGATTACCCTGGTCAAATGCGAACTGTGGCTGGCCCAGGGGCGTACAGACCTGGCCGAGTCCTGGCTGCTGCGCCTGGGCCAGACCTACGGCGGCGAGCAGCCGGCGGCAGCGCCGGAGTTTCACCCGCTGCTGCCGCTGCACATTGCGTTACAACAGGCGCTGCTCGAGCGTATCCAGTTACGTGGCGACGCCGCCGTGCAACGCCTGGCAAGCCTGGTCGAACGCGGCCAGGCCAGTGGCGGCATGCTGCTCACCGTCAGCGCCCTGTGCCAATGGCTCTCGCTGCTGCTGGACGAAGGCCGGGAAGGGCAGGCCGCGCAGTTGTTGCCAAGCCTGCTGGCATCCGCTCAGGGTGGCGTGCTGCAACCCTTCCAGCCGCTGCTTGAAAAGCATCCGCATTGGCTTCATGAACAACTGCAGGCAAGTGCCGCCTGCCCGGTTCAGGGCGAACTGCTCAAGCGCCTGCCGCAACTGCCAAGCGCCACCACGGGCACCGGCGAAGCCCTGAGCGGGCGCGAACTGGCCGTGCTTGAACTGATTGCCCAGGGCTGTTCCAACCAGCAGATCAGCGAGCGGCTGTTTATTTCCTTGCACACCGTGAAAACCCACGCCAGCCACATCAACAGCAAGCTGGGGGTTGAGCGGCGTACCCAGGCGGTGGCCAAGGCGCAATCGTTGGGGCTGCTGGCATGATACTGGCCCTGCAGGTCGTTGCCCGCTAAAGTGATGGCCTGAGGCCATGGATTATGGCCGGCGGTGCTCTACCCTCATCTTTCCCGACCAGCTGCCGATACAGCGATCGGTGGCATCGCCTCGCGCGATTTTTCAATCATTCCAAGGCAGGTCGTGTTGATGCTGCAGTACGGGCAAAAAAGCTTTCTGATCGTCGACGACTTTACCGACTTTCGCACGTCGACCCGGTCCATGCTGCGCGAGTTGGGCGTGCGCGATGTGGACACCGCTGACAGCGGCGAGCAGGCGCTGCGCATGTGCGCTCAAAAGCGCTATGACTTCATCCTGCAGGACTTCCACCTGGGCGACGGCAAGAAGAACGGCCAGCAGGTGCTCGAAGACCTGATCATCGACAAGCACATCAGCCATGAGTGCGTGTTCATCATGGTCACGGCCGAGAGCAGCCAGGCCATTGTCCTCAGCGCCATCGAGCACGAGCCCGATGCCTACCTGACCAAACCGTTCAACCGCGTTGGCCTGGCCCAGCGCGTCGAGAAACTGTTCCAGCGCAAGACGCTGCTCAAGCCGATTTTGCAGGCGCTGGACCGCAACCGCCCGGCCGAAGTGCTGGCCGCCTGTGCCGAGCTGTGCAAGAAGGACCCGCGCCTGGCACCGCTGTGCCTGCGCTACCGGGCCGACGCCCTGCGCAATCTCAACCGTTTCGAGGAGCTGGAAAAATTCCTCAAGGCCATCCTCGCCAGCCGCCCGCAGCCTTGGGTGTACGCCGCGTTAGGCGCCCTGATGCACAAGCGTGGCCAGAATGCCCAAGCCCAGGGTGTGTACGAGCAGGCGCTAAAGGCGTTTCCGATCATGCCCGGCCTTTACGATGGCATGGCCGAGGTGCTGGTGGCCCAGGGCGATACCAGGCGTGCACAAAACCTGCTGGAAGAGGCCGTACGCCTGTCGCCACTGTCAGTGCGTCGGCAGTCCACGCTGGGCAAGCTGGCGCTGGAAAACGAAGACTTCGAGAGCGCGTCGAAGGCGTTTCGCCATGCAGTAAACCAAGGGCAAAGCTCGCGCTACAAGGATGCTGAAAACAACCTTGGCCTGGTGCAGGCACTGATGAGCAAGAACGCAGGCTTTGGCCTGGACGCCCGTACCCGGGTCGAAATCAATACCACCCTCAGCGAAGTGGCCAAGGAGTACCCCGAGGACCAAGGCTTGCAGGTGCGTGCGCGGATGATGAAGGCGGCCAGCCTTCAGCAGGCGGGTGATCCGGAAACAGCCGGCAAGCTGACCGAACAGGCGATCCAGCGCCTGGACAAGATGAACCAGTTCTTCTCGGTCGATTCGGCCCTGACCGTTGCCGCGCAGTTACAGGCAATGGGGCAGGAAGCCGCCGCCCTCGGGGTATTGAAGAACTGTGTGGAAAGCTATGGCGATGACCCCAAGGTCATGGAGAAAGTGGGCAAGCTGACGGACGACCCCAGCGTGCTCAACGCCATTACCGAAGCGGTCACCCTCAATCGCCAGGGTGTGCGCAGTTACCAGGGAGGGCAGCTTGGCGAGGCGTTGCAACTGTTCCGCAAGGCGCTGGGTATGCAGCCGAAGAACATCAGCATCGCCCTTAACACCGCCCAGGCGCTGCTGCGCATCGGCGGTGAAAACCCTCAGCCCGCGATCATGCAGGAATGCCAGGACGCCTTGACCAGCGTGGCGGGTATCCCTGCCAGCGACAATCGCTATGACCGTTACCGCAAACTGCACATCCGAGTGTTCGGCGCATGAATCAAGACAATCAGGGGCTGGATTTTTCCACGGTGATCGCCTCCACCGTGCACGACCTCAAAAGCTCTCTGTCAGCGCTGATCCAGTCCCATAGCCAGTGGGTGGAGCGCTTGCCCGAAGAGCTGCGCGGTGGTGCCGAGCAGGGGATCATGGAGCACGAGTTCCGCCACCTCAATGGCATGCTGGTACAGCTGCTTGGGCTGTACAAACTGGGCATCAACCAGTTGCCGGTGTGCCCGGACTACCACGAACTGGATGATTTCATCGAAGCGCAACTGGCGGCGCACCAGGAAGTGCTCAAGCACAACGACATCCTCGCCACCTGGCGCGTCGACACCGACAACCCGCTTGGCTTCTTCGACCGTGAACTGGTGGCCTCGGTGATTGCCAACGTCATCACCAACGCCACCCGCTTTGCCGGGCACGCCTTGCTGATTACCATCGAAGAGGCCGACAACCAGTTGGCCATCTGCGTAAACGATGACGGCCCGGGTTATCCAAAACACATGCTCGAGCGCCAGGAGCAATACATTCAGGGCATTGACTCGACCAGCGGCAGCACCGGCCTTGGCCTGTACTTCGCGGCGCGGATCGCGGCACTGCATGAAAGCGGCGGGGTGCGCGGGCGGATCGAGATCTCCAATGGCGGGGCGCTTGGGGGCGGGTTGTTCAGGTTGTCCCTGCCTTGATAACTGGCTGAGTTTGCGTTTCGTGTTTTTGCAGATGGAAGGTGGCTTTCCAAGGTGATGTAGGGGATTTCCTTCTTGAGGTTGCAGGGCTTTTGTCCGCTCCGGACAGATGACAATGTAGATACGACGTCTCTACATTTCGCTTGCAATCGCTTGGAGGGTTTCTACTATGTATCTACCTTGGGAGATACTCATGCAGATCAAGATTCAGCAGTGGGGCAACAGCGCCGCCATCCGCTTGCCGGCCACAGTGCTCAAACAGATGCGCCTCGGTGTCGGCTCCACCCTGAGCCTGGACACAGCGGGAGAGACGATGGTGCTCAAACCCGTCCGATCGAAACCCAAATATACCCTTGAGGAATTGATGGCCCAGTGCGACCTGAGCGCACCGGAGTCAGAGGACATGGCCGACTGGAATGCGATGCGCCCAGTAGGACGTGAAGTGTGAAACGGGTGAAATTCGCCAGGGGCGATATCGTTCGCGTCAACCTCGACCCCACAGTGGGGCGAGAACAACAGGGTGATGGGCTACCCGCACTGGTACTCACCCCGGCGGCATTCAATGCGTCAGGCCTGGCAGTGATCGTCCCGATCACCCAAGGTGGTGATTTTGCTAGGCATGCGGGTTTTGCAGTGACGCTCAGCGGTGCGGGCACGCAGACTCAGGGGGTGATGCTCTGCAACCAGGTACGCACAGTCGACCTTGAAGCACGCTTTGCCAAGCGCGTAGAGTCGGTGCCCGAAGTCGTCATACTAGATGCACTGGCCCGTGTGCAAACCCTATTCGATTAACCGGTTCCCGTATTCACCATGCACAATCCATCGTCAGCACTCATCCGCGAAACCTTCCCCGTAGGCC includes the following:
- the hprA gene encoding Glycerate dehydrogenase (*Name hprA) gives rise to the protein MPSPRRAVFLDHQSLDLGDLDLSPLKSQFDEFELFAATHPEQVAERLQGAVAVVSNKVMLDATTLAANPQLKLILVAATGTNNVDLAAARAQGITVCNCQGYGTPSVAQHTLALLLALATRLCDYNQAVADGQWAKASQFCLLDFPIVELEGKTLGLLGHGELGGAVARLAEAFGMRVLSGQIPGRPERADRLPLDELLPQVDALTLHCPLNEHTRHMLGARELAQLKPGALVVNTARGGLIDEQALADALRSGHLGGAATDVLSVEPPVNGNPLLEAGIPRLIITPHSAWGAVESRQRIVGQLSENAQAFFAGQPRRVVS
- a CDS encoding Long-chain-fatty-acid--CoA ligase; the protein is MLQTRIIKPAEGAYDYPLLIKRLLMSGSRYEKTREIVYRDQLRLTYPQLNERIARLANVLTEAGVKAGDTVAVMDWDSHRYLECMFAIPMIGAVVHTINVRLSPEQILYTMNHAEDRVVLVNSDFVGLYQAIAGQLTTVDKTLLLTDGPDKTAELPGLVGEYEQLLAAASPRYDFPDFDENSVATTFYTTGTTGNPKGVYFTHRQLVLHTLAEASVTGSIDSVRLLGSNDVYMPITPMFHVHAWGIPYAATMLGMKQVYPGRYEPDMLVKLWREEKVTFSHCVPTILQMLLNCPTSQGQDFGGWKIIIGGSALNRSLYQAALARGIQLTAAYGMSETCPLISAAHLNDELQAGSEDERVTYRIKAGVPVPLVEAAIVDGDGNFLPADGETQGELVLRAPWLTMGYFKEPEKSEELWQGGWLHTGDVATLDGMGYIDIRDRIKDVIKTGGEWVSSLDLEDLISRHPAVREVAVVGVADPQWGERPFALLVVRDGQAIDAKALKDHLKPFVEQGHINKWAIPSQIAVVTEIPKTSVGKLDKKRIRQDIVQWQASNSAFLSTL
- a CDS encoding putative protein — translated: MNKTRSLLQAGVLGLSLLATSVMAAVSADEAAKLGSTLTPMGAEKAGNADGSIGPWEPLSKSAGSVDGKGFLADPYGSEKPLFTITAQNAEQYKDKLSPGQLAMFKRYPETFRIPVFKTHRGSTVPADVFAAIKKNATQTTLVEGGNGLNNFDTAVPFPIPKSGLEVIWNHITRYRGGSVSRLVTQATPQQNGSFNPVYFSDQFVFRDRMKDYDPANPGNILFYFKQEVTAPARLAGTVLLVHETLDQVKEPRKAWIYNAGQRRVRQAPQVSYDGPGTAADGLRTSDNLDMFNGAPDRYDWKLEGKKELYIASNAFKLDDPKLKYADIIKAGHINQDLSRYELRRVWHVVATLKPGQRHIYAKRDFYIDEDTWQAAVIDQYDGRGQLWRVSEAHSQPYYNKEVPWYTLETIYDLQSGRYLALGMKNEEKRAYDFGFSASKADFQPAALRQSGIR
- the malT_1 gene encoding HTH-type transcriptional regulator MalT (*Name malT_1) gives rise to the protein MTDLSRTHGFASQALGLLDGRFFRPPLPDGHVPRLRLCQRLHAGLGGRLLLVNAPAGFGKSSLAIEFCEALPEHWRSLWLGLSQRDADPGRFLERLLEGLQQYCPALGGQAMGLLKMRQRHQPFAFEEWIDGLLDELALYLQADTPLLLVLDDYHLAQGPVLDRCLQFFLNHLPAGLVLLVTSRQRPDWHLARLRLSRQLVELNEQDLRLTAEESLAVIGRQPTGLRGQALDNLIQRSDGWVAGLRFWQLAASESADEQALPQALHGGEGLIRDYLLEEVIDMLPADVQAFLYDTACQERFCAPLCDALRGRHDSAAVLRFLQAHQVFLVPLDEHGHWFRYHHLFSDLLRSRQASEPLAGLQLRACRWFESQGLLDEAVEQALRAGHLDVAANLVQSLSEEQLLAEQNVGMLLRWKMDLPDSLLISTPRLIVLYSWALGLACQLDAAEELAGYLSRFLPAPSATAQKSMLAQWLALSGVIARGRGDRERTLAYCGEALQSLPSKRYGQRLVCLSTLSNLAIADGDFWRARGWNREALELAQRVGNPLFEALAHYDRARVLHARGEVLRALDEVRHGLQRLQGLSAQRLYAVRARLTLYEGYLLVSRLQPAQGRARLRAGLGEARACRDISVLIGHCVIATLDGREGHFAEAFAELAEAERLMHIWDVPPVYYLAMITLVKCELWLAQGRTDLAESWLLRLGQTYGGEQPAAAPEFHPLLPLHIALQQALLERIQLRGDAAVQRLASLVERGQASGGMLLTVSALCQWLSLLLDEGREGQAAQLLPSLLASAQGGVLQPFQPLLEKHPHWLHEQLQASAACPVQGELLKRLPQLPSATTGTGEALSGRELAVLELIAQGCSNQQISERLFISLHTVKTHASHINSKLGVERRTQAVAKAQSLGLLA
- the lapB gene encoding Lipopolysaccharide assembly protein B (*Name lapB), giving the protein MLQYGQKSFLIVDDFTDFRTSTRSMLRELGVRDVDTADSGEQALRMCAQKRYDFILQDFHLGDGKKNGQQVLEDLIIDKHISHECVFIMVTAESSQAIVLSAIEHEPDAYLTKPFNRVGLAQRVEKLFQRKTLLKPILQALDRNRPAEVLAACAELCKKDPRLAPLCLRYRADALRNLNRFEELEKFLKAILASRPQPWVYAALGALMHKRGQNAQAQGVYEQALKAFPIMPGLYDGMAEVLVAQGDTRRAQNLLEEAVRLSPLSVRRQSTLGKLALENEDFESASKAFRHAVNQGQSSRYKDAENNLGLVQALMSKNAGFGLDARTRVEINTTLSEVAKEYPEDQGLQVRARMMKAASLQQAGDPETAGKLTEQAIQRLDKMNQFFSVDSALTVAAQLQAMGQEAAALGVLKNCVESYGDDPKVMEKVGKLTDDPSVLNAITEAVTLNRQGVRSYQGGQLGEALQLFRKALGMQPKNISIALNTAQALLRIGGENPQPAIMQECQDALTSVAGIPASDNRYDRYRKLHIRVFGA